In one Sphingobacterium daejeonense genomic region, the following are encoded:
- a CDS encoding trans-sulfuration enzyme family protein has translation MSHIETDLIHKGKEFNESKAVVTPIYQTSTYFADEDLKEYIVAATETKHPNFYHRHGNPTNSQAASIVASLEKTEDALVLATGMAAISTAILSVVKAGDHVVTQNSLYSGAMLFFKEFLSDYGVEVTHVDQKDNQAFEKALRPNTKLIYVETPSNPNLDITDLQFIADLGKKHKITTMADNTFASPINQSPKDLGIDVIIHSATKYLGGHSDLTAGVVCGTKDFIEKVWRRSLVLGGSLSPFDSWLLLRGLENTIHAGKTDQQ, from the coding sequence ATGTCTCATATAGAAACCGATCTAATCCATAAAGGGAAAGAATTCAACGAAAGTAAAGCCGTTGTAACCCCAATCTATCAAACTTCAACATACTTCGCAGATGAAGATCTCAAGGAGTATATTGTAGCCGCAACAGAAACAAAACACCCTAATTTTTATCATCGCCACGGAAATCCTACGAATTCTCAAGCCGCATCTATTGTCGCAAGTCTTGAAAAAACTGAAGATGCACTGGTATTGGCAACAGGTATGGCTGCTATTTCAACCGCCATCTTAAGTGTCGTTAAAGCAGGTGACCATGTGGTAACTCAAAATTCGCTCTATTCTGGTGCTATGCTCTTTTTTAAGGAATTTTTGTCAGATTATGGTGTAGAGGTAACCCACGTCGATCAAAAGGACAATCAGGCATTCGAAAAAGCGTTAAGACCAAACACAAAATTGATCTATGTCGAAACACCCTCCAACCCTAATCTGGATATTACTGACCTGCAATTTATTGCAGACCTTGGTAAAAAGCATAAGATTACGACAATGGCAGACAATACTTTCGCCTCGCCAATCAATCAGTCCCCTAAAGATCTGGGAATAGATGTAATTATCCATTCAGCTACTAAATATTTAGGCGGCCATAGTGATTTAACAGCAGGAGTGGTATGTGGAACTAAGGATTTTATTGAAAAGGTATGGCGAAGATCACTTGTTCTTGGAGGGTCATTAAGCCCATTTGATTCTTGGCTTTTATTAAGAGGGCTTGAAAACACTATCCATGCGGGTAAAACAGATCAACAGTAA
- a CDS encoding PLP-dependent transferase, with protein sequence MSTQLACGVHITDKSQKSTSGITTGMLRISVGIEHIDDLIQDFDQALKEIK encoded by the coding sequence TTGTCCACCCAGCTAGCATGTGGGGTTCACATCACCGATAAATCCCAAAAATCAACCTCTGGAATAACGACTGGGATGTTAAGAATTTCAGTAGGAATTGAACATATAGACGATCTAATTCAGGATTTTGATCAAGCTCTAAAAGAGATAAAATAA
- a CDS encoding M14 family zinc carboxypeptidase: MKKILAVLACLLSTLSFAQIKSPSEYLGYQIGSKVTPHWKVLEYYQYIATQVPNQVKMESYGESNEGRPLKVFYISSAQHIGNLENIRTNNLKLAHAIEGVGTTTSPAIVWISNNVHGNETSSIEASMMTLFELVNPNNSKSKSWLENTLVILDPCLNPDGTERYNNWYNGGCWD; the protein is encoded by the coding sequence ATGAAAAAAATACTTGCCGTTCTGGCTTGTCTTCTTTCTACCTTATCATTTGCTCAGATTAAGTCTCCATCTGAATACCTTGGATATCAAATAGGTTCAAAGGTAACTCCGCATTGGAAGGTTTTGGAATATTACCAATATATTGCCACTCAGGTCCCAAACCAAGTGAAAATGGAATCTTATGGAGAGTCTAATGAAGGTAGACCTCTTAAAGTATTCTATATTTCCTCTGCTCAACATATTGGGAATCTAGAAAATATAAGGACCAACAATTTAAAATTAGCACATGCTATAGAAGGTGTGGGCACAACAACTTCTCCTGCTATTGTATGGATAAGCAATAACGTCCATGGGAATGAAACTTCTTCGATAGAAGCATCGATGATGACTTTGTTTGAGTTAGTAAACCCGAACAATAGTAAAAGTAAATCCTGGTTGGAGAATACTTTAGTGATCTTGGATCCTTGTTTAAATCCAGATGGAACGGAACGTTATAATAACTGGTACAATGGTGGTTGTTGGGATTAA